From Jiangella mangrovi:
GTACCGCGCAATGATCGACGGCGTCAGCTCGTGCGCTCCGCGACGAGCCGTTCGACGCCGTCGAGGATGAGCCGCAGCCCGAACTCGCGGCCGTTGTCCGGCGGGGCCGGCTGGTCGTCGTACAGCATGGCGACGAGCGTCGGGAACCGGTCGGCGTGCTCGCGCAGGAGGCCGGCCTGCTGGTGGTTGACCCACGGCTGGGTGCCCGCCGTCGACACCGACATGGTCGCCCGCACGTGCCCGCCGAGCATGCGCGCGAGGCTCATGCGCTCCTGCACGTCCAGGCCCGTCTCGGCGAGGATGGCGGCCGACGCCTCCGTCCAGCCGGTCTCGTTGGGACCCATGACGCGGTCGCCCATGGTCACCCAGGGAAGCCACGGGTGCGCGTCCCAGGCCTCGGCGAGCCGCCGGACCCAGGCCTCGATGCGTGGCCGCCAGGACGTTCCGGGCAGCTCCTCGATGACCGGCGGCTCGCCGGCGGCGAGGTCGATCATGGCCGCGACCAGCTCGTCCTTGCCCGTGACGTAGCGGTACAACGACATCTTGGTGAAGTCGAGGTCGGCCGCGACCCGCTGCATCGAAACGGCCGCCAGGCCCTCCGCGTCGGCGATGTCGACCGCGGCCTGCGCGATCCGCTCGAGGCTGAGCACCGGCTTCGGACCTCGAGTCGGTCCGTCGCGCAGCCCCCAAAGCAGCTGAATCGTGCCGTCAGCCGGCACTTCCGAGTCCGTCACCACGTGCCCTCACCTCCACAGGCCACGAACTCTACCAAAATTGAGTCTTGCGGAAACAGTATCTGTAGGACACAGTTAGCTTCAGCCGGAAACAGTTGACCGGTGGACACAGATTCAGGAGGCGCGACCATGTCCCGCAAGCTCTTCGTCAACGTGCGCACCACGGACCTTCGCCGGGCCACCGACTTCTACACGGCGATCGGCTTCACGCTCCAGGAGGAGTTCTCCAACGAGCGGGCCGCGTGCTTCGTCGTCAGCGACACGATCTACCTCATGTCGCTGACCGAGGACTTCTTCGCCGAGTCCGTCACCAACGGCATCTCCACCTCCGGGACGCAGACCGTGCTGGCGCTCAACGTCGAGACCCGCGAGGAGGTCGACGAGCTGGCCGACAA
This genomic window contains:
- a CDS encoding TetR/AcrR family transcriptional regulator C-terminal domain-containing protein is translated as MLSLERIAQAAVDIADAEGLAAVSMQRVAADLDFTKMSLYRYVTGKDELVAAMIDLAAGEPPVIEELPGTSWRPRIEAWVRRLAEAWDAHPWLPWVTMGDRVMGPNETGWTEASAAILAETGLDVQERMSLARMLGGHVRATMSVSTAGTQPWVNHQQAGLLREHADRFPTLVAMLYDDQPAPPDNGREFGLRLILDGVERLVAERTS
- a CDS encoding VOC family protein, giving the protein MSRKLFVNVRTTDLRRATDFYTAIGFTLQEEFSNERAACFVVSDTIYLMSLTEDFFAESVTNGISTSGTQTVLALNVETREEVDELADKALASGGDKAKDPFDEGFMYGRSFLDPDGHHWELVWMDPNADFS